The proteins below are encoded in one region of Candidatus Cloacimonadota bacterium:
- the tadA gene encoding Flp pilus assembly complex ATPase component TadA produces MTYNPQFARFGEIVVHEGHATEDQVKEALIKQTNFGLKIGETMIKLGHITESQLLSVLNMQLGYEIARENELMDLDLDVVRMIPEPYANQNRVIALREDADGVVVAMADPDDLTVLDSLKKILGKNVKPKLISETALHDTIEKHYKSIRTTSEVEDAVGGFDFVAMDDDENEITIASASGEADAPIVKLLNLIINEAIKSNATDIHIEPLVKNTRVRYRVDGALREVMTPPIGMHPGLISLVKVMSKLNIAERRLPQDGHIALKTSLKSVDVRVSITPTVLGEKVVMRLLDKGEFGFKLGTLGFEQEDMDIFTRIIRRPYGIIIVSGPTGSGKSTSLHAALKEIEDVETNIITVEDPVEYRLEGITQIETKEQIGLTFGSALRSVLRQDPDIVLIGEIRDEETADIAIKFSLTGHLVFSTLHANDAASTVTRLIDIGIKPYLVGSSLSLVMAQRLVRKICSYCVTDYKPTEQEISDCGLTPEEAAKINFKIGRGCVHCDNTGFSGRTGIFELLTVNPEIRSIIYDGGNQDLVRDAALRAGMRTLHDAAMAKMVKGVTTIREVIKMTIVD; encoded by the coding sequence ATGACATATAACCCGCAGTTTGCCCGCTTCGGCGAGATCGTGGTCCACGAAGGCCACGCCACCGAGGATCAGGTCAAAGAAGCTCTCATCAAGCAGACCAATTTCGGCCTCAAGATCGGTGAGACCATGATCAAGCTTGGCCACATCACCGAGTCCCAGCTGCTTTCCGTGCTGAACATGCAGCTTGGCTACGAGATCGCCAGGGAAAATGAACTGATGGACCTGGACCTCGACGTGGTCAGAATGATCCCGGAACCCTACGCCAACCAAAACCGCGTGATCGCCCTGCGTGAGGACGCCGACGGTGTGGTTGTGGCCATGGCCGATCCCGATGACCTCACCGTGTTGGACAGCCTCAAGAAGATCCTGGGCAAAAACGTGAAGCCCAAGCTGATCTCAGAAACCGCGCTGCACGATACCATCGAAAAGCACTATAAGAGCATCCGCACCACCTCCGAGGTGGAGGACGCCGTGGGCGGCTTCGATTTTGTGGCCATGGACGACGACGAGAACGAGATCACCATCGCCTCCGCTTCCGGAGAAGCCGACGCCCCCATCGTAAAACTTTTGAACCTCATCATCAACGAAGCGATCAAGTCCAACGCCACCGACATCCACATCGAGCCCCTGGTGAAAAACACCCGCGTGCGCTACCGTGTGGACGGAGCCCTGCGCGAAGTGATGACCCCGCCCATCGGCATGCACCCGGGCCTGATCTCGCTGGTGAAAGTGATGTCCAAGCTGAACATAGCGGAACGCCGCCTGCCCCAGGATGGCCACATCGCCCTTAAAACCTCGCTCAAGAGCGTGGACGTGCGTGTATCCATCACTCCCACCGTGCTGGGCGAAAAGGTGGTGATGCGTCTTCTGGACAAGGGTGAGTTCGGCTTCAAGCTGGGCACCCTCGGTTTCGAACAGGAAGACATGGACATCTTCACCCGCATCATCCGCCGCCCTTACGGGATCATCATCGTTTCCGGCCCCACCGGCAGCGGCAAATCCACCTCGCTCCACGCCGCCCTCAAGGAGATCGAGGATGTGGAAACCAACATCATCACCGTGGAAGACCCGGTGGAATATCGCCTGGAAGGCATCACCCAGATCGAGACCAAGGAACAGATCGGCCTCACCTTCGGTTCCGCCCTCCGCTCCGTGCTGCGCCAGGACCCGGATATCGTGCTCATCGGTGAGATCCGCGACGAGGAAACCGCCGACATCGCCATCAAGTTTTCCCTCACCGGCCATCTGGTTTTTTCCACCCTGCACGCCAACGACGCCGCCTCCACCGTCACCCGTCTCATCGACATCGGCATCAAGCCCTACCTGGTGGGGTCCTCGCTCAGCCTGGTGATGGCCCAGCGTCTTGTGCGCAAGATCTGCTCCTACTGCGTTACGGACTACAAACCCACCGAGCAGGAGATCAGCGATTGCGGCCTCACCCCCGAGGAAGCGGCCAAGATCAACTTCAAGATAGGCCGCGGCTGCGTGCACTGCGACAATACCGGTTTCTCCGGCCGCACCGGCATTTTCGAGCTGCTTACGGTCAACCCTGAGATCCGCAGCATCATCTATGACGGCGGCAACCAGGACCTGGTTCGCGATGCCGCCCTCCGCGCCGGCATGCGCACTCTGCACGATGCCGCCATGGCCAAGATGGTCAAAGGTGTCACAACCATCCGCGAAGTCATCAAGATGACCATCGTGGACTAA
- a CDS encoding M3 family metallopeptidase, translated as MTQSTNPLLRPKSGHRLQAIPFDEIKTGHFMPAIEETLNTARAEIEALKSNPATPDFENTILALELSGEQLDRVAGIYFNLLSAESDAEFKALAQQISPLLAQFNSSIATDEAIFARVKKVWEQEVEGRPKPELPKDLDDREALKRAERFRLTDRAYKGFIRGGALLNEEDKQKLTAIAMESSKLSPQFSDNVLNATNAWELHVTAPADVEGMPAGVLAGAAHLAKVKGKEGGWLFNLQPSSMVPLLTYCQNRELRRQSQTAYASRAFKDDFDNQELIKRSLELRQQRADLLGFPTHADYVLSDRMAESVQTATEFLEKIYSVAYPAAKQEYQEVVDFARETDGITDFQPWDMSYYSNKLKEARYAYDPEELRPWFKVENVLAGLFTVARHIYGIEVKQVTDIPTWHKDVTTWEVYDRAGEFMGLMYMDLFPRDTKRGGAWQTSFQGQGLHSDGLRRPHVAIVASLTPSTADQPSLLRLDEARTVFHEFGHALHSLLADGHYQGLSGTSVLWDFVELPSQIMENWLLEEEALNLFAKHHETGEALPKELLDKVIAAKNFQAGLANINQLRYAMLDLAWHTTHPSKITDVDAFEKQATARFQIVPPIEGANISCAFAHIFAGGYSAGYYSYKWAEALEADAWSLFQEKGIFNPEVSEAFHKYILARGNAFHPMDLFVAFRGRKPDPDALLRRDGLIPTPA; from the coding sequence ATGACACAATCCACCAATCCCCTGTTGAGGCCAAAAAGCGGGCACCGTTTGCAGGCCATTCCCTTCGACGAGATCAAGACCGGGCACTTCATGCCGGCGATCGAGGAAACCCTGAACACCGCGCGGGCGGAGATCGAGGCGCTGAAGAGCAACCCCGCCACGCCTGACTTTGAGAACACCATCCTGGCTTTGGAGCTAAGCGGCGAACAGCTGGACAGGGTGGCCGGGATCTATTTCAACCTGCTTTCCGCCGAATCCGACGCGGAGTTCAAGGCTTTGGCGCAGCAGATCTCACCGCTGCTGGCCCAGTTCAACAGCAGCATCGCCACCGACGAAGCGATCTTCGCGCGGGTGAAAAAGGTCTGGGAGCAAGAGGTGGAGGGACGCCCGAAACCTGAGCTGCCGAAGGATCTGGACGACCGCGAGGCGCTGAAGCGGGCGGAACGCTTTCGCCTGACCGACCGGGCTTACAAAGGCTTCATCCGCGGCGGAGCGCTGCTGAACGAGGAAGACAAGCAAAAACTCACCGCCATCGCGATGGAATCTTCCAAACTGTCACCCCAATTTTCCGACAACGTGCTGAACGCCACCAACGCCTGGGAACTGCACGTCACCGCTCCCGCCGACGTGGAAGGCATGCCTGCCGGCGTGCTGGCCGGCGCGGCGCATCTGGCCAAGGTGAAAGGCAAGGAGGGCGGCTGGCTCTTCAACCTGCAGCCTTCCAGCATGGTGCCGCTGCTCACCTATTGCCAGAACCGCGAACTGCGCCGCCAGAGCCAGACGGCCTATGCCTCGCGCGCTTTCAAAGACGATTTTGACAACCAGGAGCTGATCAAACGCAGCCTGGAACTGCGGCAACAGCGGGCAGACCTGCTGGGCTTCCCCACCCACGCGGACTATGTGCTCTCCGACCGCATGGCGGAATCCGTGCAGACCGCCACGGAGTTTTTGGAAAAGATCTACAGCGTGGCCTATCCCGCCGCCAAGCAAGAATACCAGGAAGTGGTGGATTTCGCCCGAGAGACAGATGGCATCACGGATTTTCAGCCCTGGGACATGAGCTACTATTCCAACAAGCTCAAGGAAGCCCGCTACGCCTACGATCCGGAGGAACTGCGCCCCTGGTTCAAGGTGGAAAACGTGCTGGCAGGCCTCTTCACGGTGGCCAGGCACATCTACGGCATCGAAGTGAAGCAGGTGACCGACATTCCCACCTGGCACAAGGATGTGACGACCTGGGAAGTTTATGACCGGGCCGGCGAGTTCATGGGCCTGATGTACATGGACCTCTTCCCGCGCGACACCAAGCGCGGCGGGGCCTGGCAGACCTCCTTCCAAGGACAGGGGCTGCACTCCGACGGCCTGCGCCGTCCGCACGTGGCCATCGTGGCCTCGCTGACCCCCTCCACGGCAGACCAACCCTCGCTGCTGCGCCTGGACGAAGCGCGCACCGTTTTCCATGAATTTGGCCACGCGCTGCACAGCCTGCTGGCGGACGGCCATTACCAGGGCCTTTCCGGCACCAGCGTGCTCTGGGACTTTGTGGAACTCCCCAGCCAGATCATGGAAAACTGGCTGCTGGAGGAAGAAGCGCTGAACCTCTTCGCCAAGCACCATGAAACCGGGGAAGCACTGCCCAAGGAACTGCTGGACAAGGTGATCGCCGCCAAGAACTTCCAGGCGGGCCTGGCCAATATCAACCAGCTGCGCTACGCCATGCTGGACCTGGCCTGGCACACCACCCATCCCAGCAAGATCACGGACGTGGACGCCTTTGAGAAACAGGCCACCGCGCGCTTCCAGATCGTGCCTCCGATCGAGGGGGCAAACATCTCCTGCGCCTTCGCGCACATCTTTGCCGGAGGCTATTCCGCCGGCTACTATTCCTATAAATGGGCTGAAGCGCTGGAAGCCGACGCCTGGAGCCTCTTCCAGGAAAAAGGCATCTTCAACCCCGAGGTGAGCGAGGCCTTCCACAAATACATCCTGGCCCGCGGCAACGCCTTCCACCCCATGGACCTCTTTGTGGCCTTCCGGGGACGCAAACCGGACCCCGATGCCCTGCTGAGGCGCGACGGACTGATCCCCACTCCAGCCTGA
- the pilO gene encoding type 4a pilus biogenesis protein PilO, whose amino-acid sequence MREKYLVFILGMILISVLFFMLAGNSLKKNLGEIENYDKKIKTTLEKLNSAMIMDQQLSQFREILDNSLTTESKFSVDELNNFQREIERLRDQNQMKLVKISDSNKFTQSGMIETTYTIELQGTFRQMGQFISELEAQNHIIKIQYLDVAPLQATEKNQASSGSANIYRITMELSIFKVKKEA is encoded by the coding sequence ATGAGAGAGAAATACCTGGTCTTCATCCTGGGCATGATCCTGATCTCCGTGCTGTTTTTCATGCTGGCCGGAAATTCCCTGAAAAAGAATCTCGGCGAGATCGAAAACTATGACAAGAAGATCAAGACAACCCTGGAAAAACTGAACAGCGCCATGATCATGGACCAACAGCTCAGCCAGTTCCGCGAGATCCTCGACAACAGCCTCACCACCGAATCCAAGTTTTCGGTGGACGAGCTCAACAACTTCCAGCGCGAGATCGAAAGGTTGCGCGACCAAAACCAGATGAAGCTGGTCAAGATTTCGGACTCCAACAAGTTCACCCAGTCCGGCATGATCGAAACCACCTACACCATCGAACTGCAAGGCACTTTCCGGCAGATGGGGCAATTCATCTCCGAACTGGAAGCCCAAAACCACATCATCAAGATCCAGTATCTGGATGTGGCGCCGCTGCAGGCAACGGAGAAAAACCAGGCGTCATCCGGCAGTGCCAACATCTACCGGATCACCATGGAACTGTCCATCTTCAAGGTTAAGAAGGAGGCCTGA
- the mce gene encoding methylmalonyl-CoA epimerase: protein MIKHISHIGIAVKDLDEGIAFYEKLGLTLEGTEEVPSQMVKVAFFPCGDTRIELLAPTSEDSPIARFLEKKGEGIQHIAFAVDDLPEALLEAEDSGIRLIDKEPRPGAHHADIAFLHPKSSLGVLIEFCQEAQPKEEK from the coding sequence ATGATCAAACATATCTCCCACATCGGCATCGCGGTCAAGGACCTGGACGAAGGCATCGCCTTCTATGAAAAGCTGGGCCTCACCCTCGAAGGCACCGAGGAAGTGCCCTCCCAGATGGTGAAAGTGGCTTTCTTTCCCTGCGGCGACACCCGCATCGAATTGCTGGCCCCCACCTCCGAAGACAGCCCCATCGCCAGATTCCTGGAAAAGAAAGGCGAGGGGATCCAACACATCGCCTTCGCCGTGGACGATCTGCCCGAAGCATTGCTGGAAGCTGAAGACAGCGGCATCCGCCTCATCGACAAAGAACCCCGCCCCGGGGCCCACCATGCCGATATCGCCTTCCTGCATCCCAAATCCAGCCTCGGCGTGCTGATCGAATTCTGCCAGGAAGCACAGCCCAAAGAAGAGAAATAA
- a CDS encoding type II secretion system F family protein: MPNFAYIIKDAKGARVEGILKADSLDQAVDKLAKEGSTIISVKAASEGAFKGKMSLSDKIMLSIYKWRTGVSLKTLVFFTRQLSTMFSAGLTIEKSITDLEKAEKNAKFAKVLRRLSDDIRKGYSLSESMEQHPGVFNPLYVALVKAGEVSGTLHTILDELSDYLEKIEDTRRKVRSAMAYPIFILIFLAIVVWFLFYYVVPMFAEVYEGFDAELPVPTQIAIAISNFITNNVFLAILAVLGVIVSLWVINLTDKGRYVWDSIKLKLPVFGGVTVNSIMSKFSRTFSILMAAGVPIMDTMELTENVVQNAVIEGGIRRARVMVKEGYGVANAFRRTGLFPPTLLQMIGTGEETGDMDKLLGKAAQFYEKLVDAVIERLTSLIEPILIIIMAAVVGSIIVVIYLPIFSLGEAMTQGIK; the protein is encoded by the coding sequence ATGCCGAATTTTGCCTATATCATCAAGGACGCCAAGGGCGCCAGGGTCGAGGGTATCCTTAAAGCCGATTCCCTGGACCAGGCCGTGGACAAACTGGCCAAGGAAGGCAGCACCATCATCTCGGTGAAAGCCGCCTCCGAAGGCGCTTTCAAGGGCAAGATGTCCCTCTCCGACAAGATCATGCTCTCCATCTACAAATGGCGCACGGGAGTTTCCCTCAAAACCCTGGTCTTCTTCACCCGCCAGCTCTCCACCATGTTCTCCGCCGGCCTCACCATCGAGAAATCCATCACCGATCTGGAAAAGGCTGAAAAGAACGCCAAATTCGCCAAGGTATTGCGGCGCCTTTCCGACGATATCCGCAAAGGTTATTCGCTCTCCGAATCCATGGAACAGCATCCCGGCGTGTTCAACCCCCTCTATGTGGCGCTGGTCAAGGCCGGCGAGGTTTCCGGTACCTTGCATACCATTCTGGATGAGCTTTCAGATTATCTGGAAAAGATCGAAGACACCCGCCGCAAAGTGCGCTCCGCCATGGCTTATCCCATCTTCATCCTCATCTTCCTGGCCATCGTGGTCTGGTTCCTGTTCTACTACGTGGTGCCCATGTTCGCTGAAGTCTATGAGGGCTTCGACGCCGAGCTGCCCGTGCCCACCCAGATCGCCATCGCCATCAGCAATTTCATCACCAACAACGTGTTTCTGGCCATCCTCGCCGTGCTCGGCGTGATCGTGTCCCTGTGGGTGATCAACCTCACCGACAAGGGCCGCTACGTTTGGGACAGCATCAAGCTGAAACTGCCGGTCTTCGGCGGAGTTACCGTAAACTCCATCATGAGCAAATTCTCGCGCACCTTCTCCATCCTCATGGCCGCCGGAGTGCCCATCATGGATACCATGGAACTCACCGAAAACGTGGTGCAGAACGCCGTGATCGAAGGCGGCATCCGCCGCGCCCGGGTGATGGTGAAGGAAGGCTACGGCGTGGCCAACGCCTTTCGTCGCACCGGGCTCTTTCCCCCCACCCTGCTGCAGATGATCGGCACCGGTGAGGAAACCGGCGACATGGACAAGCTGCTCGGCAAGGCCGCCCAGTTCTACGAAAAGCTGGTGGACGCCGTGATCGAGCGCCTCACTTCGCTCATCGAGCCCATCCTCATCATCATCATGGCCGCCGTGGTCGGCAGCATTATCGTGGTGATCTACCTGCCCATCTTCAGCCTCGGCGAAGCGATGACCCAAGGCATCAAATAA
- a CDS encoding prepilin-type N-terminal cleavage/methylation domain-containing protein, which translates to MHEHELSTVKPLGLLSRQSGITLLETLAVVAVLAVMIVTVYIGIVYAERQLLTNYRDRVATLLVTGELEMEYYRHSRSKPFELQVNKQYVLDDNNPDRVVRGNMTIVSRNAQETSNEQLLNYIQLEATFRWIDPGSRNERYIRMREDYFIP; encoded by the coding sequence ATGCATGAACATGAATTAAGCACGGTGAAGCCGCTTGGCCTGCTCAGCAGGCAAAGCGGCATCACCCTTTTGGAAACCCTGGCGGTGGTGGCCGTGCTCGCGGTGATGATCGTCACCGTGTACATCGGCATCGTTTACGCGGAGCGGCAACTCCTCACCAATTACCGCGACCGGGTGGCCACCCTGCTGGTCACAGGAGAGCTGGAGATGGAATATTACCGCCATTCGCGCAGCAAACCCTTCGAACTGCAGGTGAACAAGCAGTATGTCCTCGACGACAACAACCCGGACCGCGTTGTGCGCGGCAACATGACGATCGTGAGCCGCAACGCCCAGGAAACATCCAACGAGCAGTTGCTGAACTACATACAGCTGGAGGCAACCTTCAGGTGGATCGATCCCGGCTCCCGGAACGAACGCTACATCCGCATGCGGGAAGACTATTTCATCCCCTGA
- a CDS encoding lamin tail domain-containing protein, which produces MQTPSIDIQATTTVSVSADVTDSDGTVSLVQLKWGTTTGTYPNTINMAVGTAPTYTTVSNILAQPAGTTVYYVVYAVDDDTDSSTSSERSYTVIAPATTTIPYTEDFSAGWGDTYRYDVAGTHPWYVYNSDNASCNGYGSTLEEHWLVLPAINFNNYTQERMTFNTIATFGVIDANNYLNLMYSSNYSGLGDPSSATWTPIPFTNGGVGGGETPSGVLDLSGISGTNVYLAFKYYSTDNPSRWELDDINIYIASVPVITAAPATLTGFTYEGTGPSAAQTFTVSGADLTADIVLTAPTNYEISLSETSGYVSPLTLTQTGGTVAATTIYARLKSGLAVGEYNNEVINITSTGAAPQTVTCSGEVTAPPPPDAPVALDATNVGGTSFTANWSAVTGATGYYLDVYTVGGAAATDLIISEYVEGTSYRKGLEIYNGTGTAVDLANYSLMKQTNGAGDFGNELVLSGTLPNNDVYVIAYSSESAGDYIIGDYVDLYTSSSAVNYNGNDAIALYNTGVQTDVVGIVNQVTPDWGKDVTLVRKSTITMPTASYSIDDWDVYDVNTLDYLGYHLMGSINYVTGYQNLDVGNVTTYPVTELTAGTTYYYVVRAYNSNGTSDNSNPISVTVGAEIALTVINEAELINIPGYPSDEYSTYQVVGNYLSAPITVTAPEHFEVSTATDTGYAPSIELAYNFNGNIYVRINSLVVGEHSGVLTLSSDGAMDETAQLIGETVEPPITWNITENLTAFSHEVGTPSAYQSYTLSATGAYSSSTLDLTVDGPFEISSSASGPWSATLELAYNFNGSVYVRMNSSVAGNFTGSILHETTDASPATIDLEGTATPPAGNFASDLFFSEYIEGSSNNKAIEIFNGTGAAVDLSNYSVKLYANGVTSPPTSTYTAPTGTTLAHGEVWVIANASANAEILAIADITHGVANYNGDDALELINNGTAATIDIFGCIGEDPGTEWGTEPEWTINKTMVRNCAVTGGVTVNPASGFPTLTTEWTFYDIDTISYLGSHVFCPGGGDLDTPVVQIIQAGGTITLSWDAIIGATYYEIWSASDPYGTYTLAEANWTGTTWSETSAVMKFYKVIAKN; this is translated from the coding sequence GTGCAAACCCCCTCCATCGATATTCAGGCCACAACCACCGTCTCAGTTTCCGCGGACGTTACAGATTCCGACGGAACGGTATCCCTGGTCCAGTTGAAATGGGGAACCACCACCGGCACCTATCCCAACACGATCAACATGGCCGTGGGCACAGCCCCCACCTACACCACAGTGAGCAACATCCTGGCCCAACCAGCCGGAACCACTGTCTATTACGTGGTCTATGCCGTGGATGACGACACGGACTCATCCACTTCTTCCGAGCGCAGCTACACCGTGATCGCGCCCGCCACCACCACCATTCCCTACACCGAGGACTTCTCCGCCGGTTGGGGCGACACCTACAGATACGACGTGGCCGGCACCCATCCCTGGTATGTTTACAACAGTGACAACGCTTCCTGCAACGGTTACGGCAGCACCCTGGAAGAGCACTGGCTGGTCCTGCCCGCCATCAATTTCAACAACTACACCCAGGAAAGGATGACCTTCAACACCATCGCCACCTTTGGTGTGATCGATGCCAACAACTATCTCAATCTGATGTATTCCAGCAACTACTCAGGCCTTGGCGACCCCAGTTCAGCCACCTGGACACCGATCCCCTTCACCAATGGCGGCGTTGGCGGCGGCGAAACCCCCTCCGGCGTGCTGGACCTCTCAGGCATCTCCGGCACCAATGTCTATCTGGCCTTCAAGTACTATTCCACCGACAATCCCTCCCGCTGGGAACTTGACGACATCAACATCTATATTGCCAGCGTTCCGGTGATCACGGCCGCTCCGGCCACCCTTACGGGCTTCACCTATGAAGGCACCGGTCCTTCCGCCGCCCAGACCTTCACCGTCAGCGGCGCGGACCTGACTGCCGACATCGTCCTAACGGCACCCACCAACTACGAGATCTCCCTCAGCGAAACCTCGGGTTACGTCTCACCGCTAACCCTCACCCAGACTGGCGGCACAGTTGCTGCCACCACCATCTACGCGCGCCTGAAATCCGGCCTGGCCGTTGGCGAATACAACAACGAGGTGATCAACATCACTTCCACCGGCGCTGCCCCCCAAACCGTCACCTGCAGCGGTGAAGTAACCGCTCCTCCGCCTCCGGACGCCCCAGTCGCACTGGACGCCACCAACGTGGGCGGGACCAGCTTCACAGCCAATTGGTCTGCCGTGACCGGAGCCACCGGCTACTATCTGGATGTTTACACTGTGGGAGGAGCGGCTGCCACCGATTTGATCATTTCGGAATATGTCGAAGGTACCAGCTACAGGAAAGGCCTGGAAATCTACAATGGAACAGGGACGGCGGTCGACTTGGCCAACTATTCACTGATGAAGCAGACCAATGGTGCTGGGGATTTTGGCAATGAATTGGTCCTGAGCGGTACCTTGCCAAACAACGACGTTTACGTGATCGCCTATTCCAGTGAAAGCGCTGGGGATTACATCATTGGCGATTATGTCGACCTCTACACATCAAGTTCAGCGGTCAATTACAACGGCAATGATGCTATTGCGCTTTACAACACTGGCGTCCAGACCGATGTGGTTGGCATTGTCAATCAGGTTACCCCCGATTGGGGAAAGGACGTCACCCTGGTCAGGAAATCCACTATAACTATGCCCACGGCCTCCTATTCAATCGATGATTGGGATGTCTATGACGTCAACACGCTGGATTACCTCGGTTACCACCTGATGGGCTCCATCAACTACGTGACCGGCTACCAGAACCTAGACGTGGGCAACGTTACCACCTATCCCGTTACCGAACTCACCGCCGGAACCACCTATTATTACGTGGTGCGGGCCTACAATTCCAATGGGACCAGCGACAACTCCAACCCCATCAGCGTGACCGTGGGCGCGGAAATTGCCCTGACAGTGATCAACGAAGCCGAACTGATCAACATCCCAGGCTACCCCTCAGATGAATATTCCACCTATCAGGTGGTGGGAAACTATCTGAGCGCTCCGATCACAGTCACAGCCCCGGAACACTTCGAAGTTTCAACGGCCACGGACACCGGCTATGCCCCAAGCATTGAACTGGCCTACAACTTCAATGGGAACATCTACGTGAGGATCAATTCCTTGGTGGTGGGGGAACACTCCGGTGTATTGACCCTCTCCAGCGATGGCGCGATGGATGAAACCGCTCAGTTGATCGGCGAAACAGTTGAACCTCCCATCACTTGGAACATCACCGAGAACCTTACTGCCTTCTCCCATGAGGTGGGAACGCCTTCCGCTTATCAGAGCTACACTCTGAGCGCGACCGGCGCTTATTCCAGCTCCACTCTTGACCTTACGGTGGACGGACCCTTCGAGATCAGCTCCTCCGCTTCCGGACCCTGGTCCGCCACTCTCGAACTGGCCTACAACTTCAATGGCAGCGTGTATGTGCGCATGAATTCCAGCGTGGCCGGCAATTTCACCGGATCCATCCTGCATGAGACCACCGACGCCAGCCCTGCCACCATCGACCTGGAAGGAACCGCCACTCCGCCTGCCGGCAACTTCGCCAGCGACCTCTTCTTCTCCGAATACATCGAAGGCTCCAGCAACAACAAGGCCATCGAGATCTTCAACGGCACCGGCGCGGCAGTTGATTTGAGCAACTACTCGGTCAAGCTCTACGCGAACGGAGTAACATCCCCCCCTACCTCCACCTACACCGCTCCAACAGGCACAACACTTGCCCACGGAGAGGTTTGGGTGATCGCCAACGCGTCAGCCAACGCCGAGATACTGGCCATTGCCGACATCACCCACGGAGTTGCCAACTACAACGGCGACGACGCTCTGGAACTGATCAACAATGGCACTGCCGCCACCATCGACATCTTCGGCTGCATCGGTGAAGATCCCGGAACCGAGTGGGGCACCGAACCTGAATGGACCATCAACAAGACCATGGTCCGCAACTGCGCTGTCACCGGCGGCGTGACCGTCAATCCCGCTTCCGGCTTCCCCACCCTCACCACTGAATGGACCTTCTACGATATCGACACCATCAGCTATCTGGGCAGCCACGTCTTCTGTCCCGGCGGCGGCGACCTCGATACCCCAGTGGTGCAGATCATCCAGGCCGGCGGGACCATCACCCTCAGCTGGGACGCCATCATCGGCGCCACCTACTACGAGATCTGGTCCGCCAGCGATCCCTACGGCACCTACACCCTCGCCGAAGCTAATTGGACCGGCACAACCTGGAGCGAAACCTCCGCTGTGATGAAGTTCTACAAGGTGATCGCCAAGAACTAA
- a CDS encoding pilus assembly protein PilM: MKKAKTTKIKESVGIDIGSHSVKVVHLKKLHEGFKLLNYEIRPTVPIGVEYVPSDLRPDRFAPVIIEIMKTLHINPKKIQHLVTSVGGDNTSIKQIKTIFLPDDELESALFFEAKKHIPISGTDMVLDFQVLDVEEKTNNMNILLGATSKELLNEHTNTLVTAGLNPNIVDIDSLAVANSFALNAFVEEGVYVLLNLGAHRTNMVIWGPDSKLFARDIPFGGYNFTRDIMRKRQMEWEAAENYKLEFGLLDDPSVASKQTISMLDISEKSTEDVIVEELRRSLRFYVKEAGNSDFRKLYLMGGTAKLNGLREYIEEKVSIPTDIFMPFINVEMPEKFADKKDPQLALAIGLAMRQE, translated from the coding sequence ATGAAGAAAGCGAAAACGACCAAGATCAAAGAATCGGTCGGGATCGACATCGGCAGCCACAGCGTTAAGGTCGTGCATCTGAAAAAGCTGCACGAAGGCTTCAAACTGCTGAATTACGAGATCCGGCCAACAGTGCCGATTGGTGTGGAATACGTGCCCAGCGATCTTCGCCCCGATCGCTTCGCCCCGGTGATCATCGAGATCATGAAAACCCTGCACATCAATCCCAAAAAGATCCAGCATCTGGTAACCTCTGTGGGGGGGGACAACACCAGCATCAAGCAGATCAAGACCATTTTCCTGCCTGATGACGAACTGGAATCGGCCCTGTTCTTCGAGGCTAAGAAACACATCCCCATCAGCGGCACGGACATGGTTCTGGACTTCCAGGTGCTCGACGTCGAGGAGAAAACGAACAACATGAACATCCTCCTGGGCGCCACCTCCAAAGAACTGCTGAACGAACACACCAACACCCTGGTGACGGCCGGATTGAATCCCAACATCGTGGATATTGATTCCCTAGCCGTGGCCAACAGCTTCGCCCTCAACGCCTTTGTGGAGGAAGGAGTGTACGTTTTGCTCAATCTGGGGGCCCACCGCACGAACATGGTCATCTGGGGTCCGGATTCCAAGCTGTTCGCCCGCGACATCCCCTTCGGCGGCTACAACTTCACCCGCGACATCATGCGCAAACGCCAGATGGAATGGGAAGCGGCCGAAAACTACAAGCTGGAATTCGGCCTTCTGGACGATCCCAGCGTGGCCAGCAAGCAAACGATCAGCATGCTGGACATCTCGGAAAAATCCACCGAAGACGTCATCGTGGAAGAACTGCGCCGTTCGCTCCGTTTCTACGTCAAGGAAGCCGGCAACAGTGACTTTCGCAAGCTTTACCTCATGGGCGGAACTGCCAAGCTTAACGGCCTCCGCGAATACATCGAGGAAAAGGTGAGCATTCCCACGGACATTTTCATGCCCTTCATCAATGTGGAAATGCCGGAAAAATTCGCAGACAAAAAGGATCCGCAGCTTGCCCTGGCCATAGGCCTGGCCATGCGGCAGGAATAG